In Sparus aurata chromosome 3, fSpaAur1.1, whole genome shotgun sequence, the following are encoded in one genomic region:
- the LOC115579388 gene encoding protein Fer3 produces MQGRLGDSALISFVTDMNLMEFPQRCTLEPMQQVDNDPSSPSDQLRPWSRDLQDEARTELLVMGAPRCYSRGAHGHPGKSKRRRIINVVQRQAANVRERKRMFSLNEAFDELRRKVPTFAYEKRLSRIDTLRLAIVYISFMTDLLEQNSQNSPA; encoded by the coding sequence ATGCAGGGCCGCTTAGGGGACTCCGCCTTGATCAGTTTCGTCACTGACATGAACCTGATGGAGTTTCCTCAAAGGTGCACTCTGGAGCCCATGCAGCAGGTGGATAACGACCCCTCCAGTCCGTCAGACCAGCTGCGGCCCTGGAGTCGGGACCTGCAAGACGAGGCGCGCACCGAGCTTCTGGTGATGGGCGCGCCGCGGTGCTACAGCCGCGGAGCGCACGGACATCCCGGCAAGAGCAAACGGAGGAGGATCATCAACGTGGTGCAGCGGCAGGCGGCCAACGTGCGGGAGAGGAAGCGGATGTTCAGCCTGAACGAGGCGTTCGACGAGCTGAGGAGGAAAGTTCCCACATTCGCCTACGAGAAGAGACTGTCCCGTATCGACACGCTGCGGCTGGCCATCGTCTACATCTCGTTCATGACGGACCTGCTGGAGCAGAACAGTCAGAACAGTCCGGCCTGA
- the twist1a gene encoding twist-related protein → MREEDSSPIMDSAGNSEEETDRQLPRRGARKRRATRRSADDDEERDVESPSPEKKCRKNCDLGGGGSAGSEGSSSPEPSFDDLQTQRVMANIRERQRTQSLNEAFTSLRKIIPTLPSDKLSKIQTLKLAARYIDFLCQVLQSDELDARGASCSYVAHERLSYAFSVWRMGGTWSLSTTSH, encoded by the coding sequence ATGCGGGAAGAGGACTCCTCCCCAATAATGGACAGCGCGGGGAACAGCGAGGAGGAGACTGACCGTCAGCTGCCGCGGAGAGGCGCGAGGAAGCGGCGGGCGACAAGGAGGAGCGCGGACGACGACGAGGAGAGAGACGTGGAGAGTCCGAGCCCCGAGAAGAAGTGCAGAAAGAACTGCGACTTAGGAGGAGGCGGAAGCGCGGGGAGCGAAGGCAGCAGCAGCCCGGAGCCTTCCTTCGATGACCTCCAGACGCAGCGCGTAATGGCCAACATCCGCGAGCGGCAACGGACGCAGTCCCTCAACGAGGCTTTCACGTCGTTACGTAAGATCATTCCCACCCTCCCGTCGGACAAGCTGAGCAAAATCCAGACGCTGAAGCTCGCGGCCCGGTACATCGACTTCCTGTGCCAAGTTCTGCAGAGCGACGAGCTGGACGCGCGAGGGGCCAGCTGCAGCTACGTGGCGCACGAGCGGCTGAGCTACGCGTTCTCGGTCTGGAGGATGGGGGGCACGTGGTCCTTGTCCACCACGTCCCACTAG